In Paenibacillus phoenicis, one genomic interval encodes:
- the guaA gene encoding glutamine-hydrolyzing GMP synthase produces MNKPNEMIVVLDFGGQYNQLIARRIRDLGVYSELLPYNTPVERLREIAPKGIVFSGGPSSVYAEDAPHIDPAVYDIGVPIFGICYGMQLMAHQLGGKVERAAKREYGKADVDFAEHSALTRGLDSKQTVWMSHGDHVTQLPDGFVVDASTEHAPIAGFSNPDRKMYGVQFHPEVRHSVHGNEMIRNFLYDICGCEGNWSMETFIEDAVRDIRAQVGDGKVLCALSGGVDSSVVAMLIHKAIGDQLTCMFIDHGLLRKGEAESVMETFVGKFDMKVVKIDARERFLSKLAGVDDPEQKRKIIGNEFIYVFDEESAKFDDFTFLAQGTLYTDIVESGTATAQTIKSHHNVGGLPEDMKFKLIEPLKTLFKDEVRKVGEELGLPREIVWRQPFPGPGLAIRVLGEVTEEKLQIVRDSDYILREEIAKAGLDREIWQYFTALPNMRSVGVMGDARTYSYTVGIRAVTSIDGMTADWARIPWDVLEKISVRIVNEVENVNRVVYDITSKPPATIEWE; encoded by the coding sequence ATGAATAAACCTAATGAAATGATTGTGGTCCTTGACTTCGGAGGACAATACAATCAGTTAATAGCAAGAAGGATCCGCGACTTAGGCGTGTACAGCGAATTGCTGCCGTATAATACGCCGGTAGAACGCCTGCGGGAAATCGCGCCGAAAGGCATCGTTTTTTCGGGTGGTCCGTCCAGCGTTTATGCGGAGGATGCACCGCACATTGACCCGGCCGTGTACGACATCGGTGTGCCGATCTTCGGCATCTGTTATGGTATGCAGTTAATGGCTCACCAGCTTGGCGGTAAGGTCGAACGTGCGGCAAAACGCGAGTACGGCAAAGCGGACGTGGATTTTGCCGAACATTCGGCATTAACTCGCGGTTTGGATTCGAAGCAGACGGTATGGATGAGCCACGGGGACCACGTGACCCAGCTTCCGGACGGCTTCGTGGTTGATGCATCGACAGAGCATGCGCCTATCGCCGGGTTTTCGAATCCGGACCGGAAGATGTATGGCGTACAATTTCACCCCGAAGTGCGGCATTCCGTACATGGGAATGAAATGATCCGCAATTTCCTTTACGACATTTGCGGTTGCGAAGGCAACTGGAGCATGGAGACGTTTATCGAAGACGCGGTGCGCGATATTCGCGCCCAAGTCGGTGACGGCAAAGTGCTTTGCGCGTTGAGCGGCGGCGTGGACTCTTCGGTGGTGGCCATGCTGATTCATAAAGCGATTGGCGACCAGTTAACCTGCATGTTCATCGATCACGGTCTGCTGCGCAAAGGCGAAGCGGAGAGCGTCATGGAGACCTTCGTCGGCAAGTTCGACATGAAGGTCGTCAAGATTGATGCGCGCGAGCGTTTCCTCTCGAAGCTGGCTGGCGTGGATGACCCGGAACAGAAGCGCAAAATCATCGGTAACGAATTTATCTACGTGTTCGACGAAGAGTCGGCGAAATTCGATGACTTTACATTCCTGGCCCAAGGAACGTTGTATACGGATATTGTCGAGAGCGGCACGGCAACGGCCCAAACGATTAAGTCCCACCATAACGTTGGCGGGTTGCCGGAAGATATGAAGTTCAAGCTGATCGAACCGCTGAAAACGTTGTTCAAAGACGAGGTCCGCAAGGTTGGCGAAGAGCTGGGTCTGCCTCGGGAAATCGTGTGGAGACAACCGTTCCCGGGACCGGGACTCGCTATCCGCGTCTTAGGCGAAGTGACGGAAGAGAAATTGCAAATCGTTCGGGATTCCGACTACATCCTGCGCGAAGAAATCGCCAAAGCGGGACTGGATCGTGAGATTTGGCAATACTTCACGGCATTGCCGAATATGCGCAGCGTAGGGGTTATGGGCGACGCTCGTACTTACTCCTACACAGTAGGCATCCGTGCCGTGACGTCCATCGACGGCATGACCGCCGACTGGGCGCGTATTCCGTGGGACGTGCTGGAGAAGATTTCCGTACGGATCGTCAACGAGGTCGAGAACGTGAACCGCGTCGTGTACGACATTACGTCGAAGCCGCCGGCCACGATTGAATGGGAATAG
- a CDS encoding MBL fold metallo-hydrolase produces MQTPQKQVYQIRLPLPFRLNHVNSYLIQDEEGWSVIDPGLKTPDTEALWIDVLRQFNLSPSDIKRIFITHYHPDHYGFAGAMQQWTGGILLATSATFALANQYYRNEQVEENWSFYRSCGIPEPQCDEMAVLDRELLEQISTIAGESLFVQEGDSFLLGGIPYVTVVGGGHAEGSIGFWNEEKRLLIGGDLLLERITPNITFRYEDEQDPLQQYLDTLIFLRQRNIHTVLPGHGAVFHPQPGYIDRILAHHHERLDKILALFNAAGAKALTPFEVCARLFPGVVHPESIRFALGETVAHLRYLQTKNLLQLQEESHHGLYYFSKA; encoded by the coding sequence ATGCAAACGCCACAGAAACAGGTCTACCAAATTCGCCTGCCTCTTCCCTTCCGTCTGAATCACGTGAACAGCTACCTCATTCAAGACGAAGAAGGCTGGAGCGTCATTGACCCGGGACTCAAAACGCCGGATACCGAGGCCCTCTGGATCGATGTATTACGGCAGTTCAACCTGAGCCCCTCGGATATCAAACGGATCTTCATCACTCATTATCATCCAGATCATTATGGATTTGCCGGAGCCATGCAGCAGTGGACCGGGGGGATTTTACTAGCAACCTCCGCAACCTTCGCTTTGGCTAACCAATATTACCGGAATGAGCAGGTAGAGGAGAACTGGTCGTTTTATCGCAGCTGCGGCATTCCTGAACCACAATGCGATGAAATGGCGGTGCTTGACCGCGAGCTGTTAGAACAAATCTCCACGATTGCGGGAGAGTCGCTGTTCGTACAAGAGGGAGATTCCTTTCTACTGGGCGGGATTCCTTATGTAACCGTCGTTGGAGGCGGGCATGCTGAGGGAAGCATCGGCTTCTGGAATGAGGAGAAGCGATTGTTGATTGGCGGGGACCTACTTCTTGAGCGAATCACGCCAAACATTACGTTTCGTTATGAGGATGAGCAGGATCCCTTGCAGCAGTATCTCGATACCTTAATTTTCCTGCGCCAGAGAAACATCCACACCGTCCTGCCCGGCCATGGTGCTGTCTTCCATCCGCAGCCTGGATACATCGATCGCATCCTCGCTCATCATCATGAACGGCTGGACAAGATCCTGGCGTTATTTAACGCGGCAGGAGCTAAAGCGCTCACCCCCTTTGAGGTTTGTGCCCGGCTGTTTCCTGGAGTTGTTCACCCGGAAAGCATCCGCTTCGCCCTCGGTGAAACGGTAGCTCACCTTCGTTACCTGCAAACAAAAAACCTCTTGCAGCTGCAAGAGGAATCTCATCATGGATTATATTATTTCTCGAAGGCCTAG
- a CDS encoding PaaI family thioesterase has translation MTAGLSQEELEAVLTDSQYHQFLGFRLEEFGDQSITIRLPYNELFYTSADADGYIHGGMISTLIDVAGYYAIFRFLNRPVPTVDLHINFLRPGRAGDLLATATVVKLGRTVSIADIVVTDLERKQVAIGRGLFSSK, from the coding sequence ATGACTGCTGGCTTATCCCAAGAGGAGCTCGAAGCCGTCCTGACCGATTCCCAATATCATCAATTTCTTGGTTTTCGGCTTGAGGAGTTTGGGGATCAGTCCATTACGATCCGCTTGCCGTACAATGAATTGTTTTACACTTCTGCAGATGCAGATGGATATATTCATGGGGGCATGATCTCAACCTTAATCGATGTTGCTGGATATTATGCGATATTCCGGTTCCTGAATCGACCCGTGCCAACGGTTGATCTACATATTAATTTTCTGCGGCCCGGAAGAGCAGGAGATTTGCTGGCGACGGCTACCGTGGTGAAGTTGGGACGTACGGTGAGCATTGCCGACATTGTCGTGACGGATCTGGAAAGAAAGCAAGTTGCGATCGGGCGGGGATTGTTCAGCTCCAAATAG
- a CDS encoding class I adenylate-forming enzyme family protein, translating to MASYNFAEIIRTSAARASSRIAILAQGKVISYGELVERVNRAGNLFLHLGVKPGDRVAVLFINDYRFLEICFGLISIGAVPVPMNSKLGAETLAYVYENSGSRMLAYHAVLVEKAHSIERLTRVEVSLLCGAEDNLPQDGGGSLNYDELVTAQSNQLELYPTQEEDLCLLPYTSGSTGKPKGCRLTHGGQRWNVSVIVEARGLKPDARIVISLPLYHKNAMVSMKTVFYSGSSAVILPDAVPADILQAIETHRCTYISGVPALYRMLVTHIKNSPRPYDLSSLEFALCGSSDAPVELLEDIRKWMGVEVYEGYGLTEGGPVVLESSKGRQRPGSAGHPLPGGRIKIVDSQEQEVPPGTTGELWVSNPGVADGYWNLPEVSKKKITPDGWLKTGDMAWQDSEGFVYIVGRRDDMINVGGENVYPKEVENLLLKHPQIEDVCVLPTAHPIKGEVPVAFVVTRQAIDKEDIKRFFIEHGPAYAHPREIFYLEALPLTGPGKVDRTKLKQMLAEIIQEKSRKGEE from the coding sequence ATGGCTAGTTATAATTTTGCAGAAATCATTCGGACATCGGCCGCTCGCGCCTCTTCCCGTATTGCCATTTTGGCTCAGGGGAAGGTCATCAGCTACGGAGAACTCGTGGAGCGGGTCAATCGGGCCGGCAATCTGTTCCTGCATCTTGGCGTAAAGCCGGGAGACCGTGTAGCCGTCTTATTTATTAATGATTACCGCTTCCTGGAGATTTGCTTCGGTTTGATCTCCATCGGAGCCGTTCCGGTTCCCATGAATTCCAAGCTTGGAGCCGAAACGCTGGCTTATGTGTACGAGAACAGCGGAAGTCGGATGCTGGCCTATCATGCGGTGTTGGTTGAGAAGGCGCACAGCATCGAGCGGTTGACTCGCGTTGAGGTGAGTCTCCTATGCGGAGCAGAGGACAACCTACCTCAGGACGGCGGGGGTTCGCTCAACTACGACGAGCTGGTAACAGCTCAATCCAATCAATTGGAACTGTATCCGACTCAGGAAGAAGACCTTTGTCTGCTTCCCTATACCTCGGGATCCACGGGCAAACCGAAAGGCTGCCGACTCACGCACGGCGGACAACGCTGGAATGTCTCCGTGATCGTCGAAGCCCGGGGATTGAAGCCGGATGCCCGCATTGTCATTTCTTTGCCTTTATATCATAAGAACGCCATGGTTTCGATGAAAACTGTATTTTATTCGGGCTCTTCCGCCGTGATTCTGCCTGATGCCGTACCGGCCGATATTTTGCAGGCTATTGAGACTCATCGCTGCACCTATATTTCGGGAGTTCCCGCTTTATACCGCATGCTGGTGACTCATATCAAGAATTCACCGCGGCCTTATGATCTTAGCTCGTTGGAGTTTGCGCTTTGCGGATCTTCCGATGCTCCAGTGGAACTGCTTGAGGATATACGAAAATGGATGGGAGTTGAAGTTTACGAAGGATATGGCCTAACGGAAGGAGGGCCGGTCGTCTTGGAATCGTCCAAGGGAAGACAACGGCCGGGTTCAGCGGGGCATCCCCTTCCAGGAGGCCGGATTAAGATCGTCGACTCCCAAGAGCAGGAGGTGCCACCCGGAACAACAGGGGAGCTTTGGGTAAGCAATCCTGGTGTAGCGGATGGTTACTGGAACTTGCCGGAGGTATCGAAGAAGAAGATTACACCGGATGGTTGGCTGAAGACAGGAGACATGGCTTGGCAGGATTCAGAAGGGTTCGTCTACATCGTCGGGCGTAGGGACGACATGATCAACGTTGGCGGTGAAAACGTGTATCCGAAGGAAGTGGAAAATCTCCTTCTCAAGCATCCGCAGATTGAGGATGTCTGCGTTCTACCAACCGCCCATCCCATTAAAGGTGAGGTGCCTGTGGCCTTTGTCGTGACTCGGCAAGCGATCGACAAGGAGGACATCAAACGCTTCTTCATTGAACATGGTCCGGCTTATGCTCATCCGCGGGAAATATTCTACCTTGAGGCGTTACCGTTGACAGGTCCGGGCAAGGTGGATCGGACGAAACTAAAGCAAATGTTAGCTGAAATCATTCAAGAGAAGTCAAGAAAAGGAGAGGAATGA
- a CDS encoding zinc-binding dehydrogenase, which produces MRAALIVQHGDRNNVVVGEHPKPIAGEGEVVVKVKAVSLNHLDIFVRRGIPGRTLELPHISGGDVAGIVDEVGPGVDHVQPGDRVLIDPHIPGKGALGEDTTGGLAEFVSVPAQNLIPLPEDISFEEAAALPIAYGTAWRMLITQGKLQANETIVILGASGGVGNAAVLIAKLAGAKIIAAAGSDAKTEKLKELGADYVINYNKTDFSKEVWSITGKQGADIVVDYTGKATWPQSIKATRKGGRILTCGATTGFEAVTDLRYVWVREISIIGSNGWGPGDIPTLLDLVRQGKLKPIIDRVLPLEDIREAHRLIEEREIFGKIIIKP; this is translated from the coding sequence ATGAGAGCAGCACTTATCGTACAACATGGGGATCGTAATAACGTCGTGGTGGGGGAACATCCGAAGCCGATAGCAGGTGAAGGAGAAGTTGTGGTCAAGGTGAAGGCCGTATCTCTAAACCACTTAGATATCTTCGTGCGCAGAGGGATTCCGGGGAGAACTCTGGAGCTTCCGCATATTTCAGGCGGCGACGTAGCGGGGATCGTCGATGAGGTTGGACCTGGCGTCGACCACGTTCAACCAGGAGACCGCGTATTGATTGACCCGCACATTCCTGGCAAGGGAGCGCTGGGTGAAGATACGACGGGAGGCTTGGCGGAGTTTGTCAGTGTACCGGCCCAAAATCTGATTCCTCTGCCGGAAGACATTTCCTTCGAGGAGGCTGCAGCACTGCCGATCGCTTACGGGACAGCATGGAGAATGCTGATTACGCAGGGAAAGCTGCAGGCGAATGAAACCATCGTTATTCTTGGCGCCAGCGGCGGGGTAGGGAATGCTGCCGTGCTGATTGCAAAACTGGCGGGAGCGAAAATTATCGCAGCCGCAGGTTCTGACGCCAAAACCGAAAAGCTGAAAGAATTGGGCGCGGATTATGTGATTAACTACAACAAAACCGATTTTTCCAAAGAGGTATGGTCCATCACCGGCAAACAAGGCGCCGATATCGTTGTGGATTACACGGGTAAAGCCACTTGGCCGCAAAGCATCAAGGCCACCCGCAAAGGGGGACGAATTCTGACTTGCGGAGCAACGACGGGATTCGAAGCAGTCACCGATTTGCGTTATGTATGGGTTCGGGAAATTTCCATTATTGGCTCTAACGGTTGGGGACCGGGTGACATACCTACTCTGCTGGATTTGGTACGCCAAGGGAAGCTAAAACCGATTATCGACCGTGTCTTGCCGCTTGAAGATATTCGCGAAGCCCATCGCTTGATCGAAGAACGGGAAATTTTCGGCAAAATCATCATTAAACCTTAA
- a CDS encoding VOC family protein — protein MGTDLQFDHAVHFVSKPEDLIAELAELGIHTVQGGRHEGIGTYNSLTYFDLSYIEWIGVFDHQLLPPHQETPRYGLVETLAEDGYTEGLSRIGVRTQRIDELAVHLANQGLEVVGPVDCSRRRPDGKLISWKLLFAGQPEGGLPLPFFIQWDDSDETRRAELTQHGTIAEHGLGPLKLDYVAFTVHNLAKTVDNWTKWLGLEAEAHGYDDVWQGKKQTVRLGDVSLVFIEPDQNGTASTFLQKRGERPFALGLTGGAARAVQPYLNLHGSIYHLA, from the coding sequence ATGGGAACGGATTTGCAGTTTGACCATGCGGTGCATTTCGTAAGCAAGCCGGAAGATCTCATTGCTGAGTTAGCTGAGCTGGGGATTCATACGGTGCAGGGAGGTCGGCATGAAGGGATCGGGACTTATAATTCGCTGACTTACTTTGATTTAAGTTATATCGAATGGATCGGTGTGTTCGATCACCAACTGCTGCCTCCTCATCAAGAGACCCCCCGATACGGGCTGGTCGAGACATTGGCTGAGGATGGCTACACCGAGGGACTGAGCCGCATCGGTGTTCGCACCCAGCGGATTGACGAGCTGGCAGTCCATCTGGCTAACCAGGGCCTCGAGGTCGTTGGCCCGGTGGATTGCAGCCGCCGTCGCCCGGACGGCAAGCTGATTAGCTGGAAGCTGTTATTTGCGGGTCAGCCGGAAGGCGGATTGCCGCTCCCGTTTTTTATCCAATGGGATGATTCCGACGAGACCCGGAGAGCGGAGTTAACGCAGCATGGCACAATTGCTGAGCACGGCCTTGGTCCACTGAAGCTGGATTATGTGGCTTTTACTGTACACAATCTGGCGAAGACCGTCGACAATTGGACGAAATGGCTGGGCTTGGAGGCAGAAGCTCACGGCTATGACGACGTTTGGCAAGGGAAGAAGCAAACCGTTCGTTTAGGAGACGTCTCCCTCGTATTCATCGAACCGGATCAAAACGGGACTGCCTCGACGTTTCTGCAGAAGCGGGGAGAACGGCCGTTTGCTCTCGGTTTGACCGGAGGGGCGGCCCGGGCGGTTCAACCTTATTTGAATCTTCATGGTTCCATTTATCATTTGGCATAG
- a CDS encoding ABC transporter permease, with product MAAGVKKGKKSKAIGVTITQVAIVVALLVWMEVAVANDWVNRVFMASPSQIVDELIYMLKENTLWPHLSISLQEVAVGYLISVVAGIGLGVLYVSFPLVEKLLDPFVAAAMAVPKTAVMPLLIVWFGIGFKSKVILVFLFCFFNILYNTVTGAKQTRIEHLKLAQVFKASRAQTVFKVLLPSALPSIFNGLRVTAATAITGVVFAEMAAAKNGLGYVLNEAQAVLNTPRLFLVIILVTVLSVLFVALVNLIERLVCRRWTPRRSA from the coding sequence ATGGCGGCGGGCGTCAAGAAAGGTAAGAAGTCGAAAGCCATAGGAGTCACGATTACGCAAGTTGCCATTGTTGTCGCACTGTTAGTGTGGATGGAAGTGGCCGTTGCGAACGATTGGGTCAATCGTGTGTTTATGGCTTCCCCGTCTCAGATCGTAGACGAATTGATTTATATGTTGAAGGAGAATACATTGTGGCCGCACTTGTCCATATCCTTGCAGGAGGTTGCGGTGGGTTATCTCATTTCCGTTGTCGCGGGAATTGGCCTGGGCGTCCTGTACGTTTCGTTCCCGCTGGTGGAGAAGTTGCTGGACCCGTTTGTCGCGGCTGCAATGGCTGTGCCGAAGACTGCTGTGATGCCGTTGCTCATCGTGTGGTTCGGAATTGGGTTTAAGAGTAAAGTCATCCTCGTCTTTTTATTTTGCTTTTTCAACATTTTATACAATACGGTTACCGGCGCCAAACAGACTCGGATCGAGCATTTGAAGCTGGCTCAGGTGTTTAAGGCGAGCCGGGCTCAGACGGTGTTCAAGGTGTTGCTGCCCTCAGCGCTTCCCTCCATCTTTAATGGGTTGCGGGTGACCGCAGCTACGGCCATTACCGGGGTGGTGTTCGCTGAAATGGCCGCAGCCAAGAACGGTCTCGGGTATGTACTAAATGAAGCTCAAGCGGTGTTGAACACACCCAGATTGTTCTTGGTGATTATTCTGGTAACGGTGCTTTCTGTGCTGTTCGTTGCTCTCGTCAATTTGATTGAACGACTGGTTTGCCGTCGCTGGACGCCTAGACGTTCTGCATAA
- a CDS encoding ABC transporter substrate-binding protein, giving the protein MYLKKTIHLLIAVILVLSLAACGSSNESKAGNSTNTGTANNAEAASAEPAETAEPSESTVDIAAGIPPWQGRDNKEVTLTVGFSKGMTGIANQFAVAKGWYEDAGIHLNFVDTPNPVSAFGAGEVDLADGDPGTYIPAIVNGVKIKVVSNMWRNRGAYWIIAKPEIKSFADLKGKTVGSAQAIGGMALTLMEVLSQNGIDPKKDVELVPNGFYQSAYATFVSGEVDATIIHNPYATMVEKNGEGNVLAKTWEYLPDYHTGVLVASQKLIDEQPDVVERVLEVYFYANEYAKTHFDEFIPWAAEYLNLDEETTREAIEAEIELWENNPIVDVDRLQVTEDLLTEYGMQRDKVSVDGTVDNQFAEKVAKTLKLDKYKTEN; this is encoded by the coding sequence ATGTATTTAAAGAAAACCATTCACTTGTTGATCGCCGTGATACTTGTTCTTTCCCTGGCTGCTTGCGGATCGTCCAATGAATCCAAAGCGGGGAATTCCACCAATACCGGCACGGCTAACAATGCAGAGGCTGCTTCGGCAGAGCCCGCTGAAACCGCCGAACCGAGTGAATCTACGGTCGATATCGCTGCGGGGATTCCGCCTTGGCAGGGTAGAGACAATAAAGAAGTTACGCTCACCGTTGGTTTTTCCAAGGGGATGACCGGTATCGCCAACCAATTTGCTGTTGCTAAAGGCTGGTATGAGGATGCGGGCATTCATTTGAACTTCGTGGATACCCCGAACCCGGTATCTGCCTTTGGGGCAGGTGAGGTGGATCTCGCGGATGGAGACCCGGGTACTTATATTCCGGCCATCGTCAACGGAGTGAAAATCAAGGTTGTCAGCAACATGTGGCGGAACCGCGGAGCTTATTGGATCATTGCCAAACCGGAGATTAAGTCGTTTGCCGATCTGAAGGGCAAGACGGTTGGATCTGCTCAAGCCATCGGCGGCATGGCTCTGACCTTGATGGAGGTGCTGTCCCAAAACGGGATCGATCCGAAGAAGGACGTCGAGCTAGTACCTAACGGCTTCTATCAATCGGCCTATGCTACCTTCGTGTCCGGGGAAGTCGATGCAACGATTATTCATAATCCATACGCGACTATGGTTGAGAAAAATGGGGAAGGCAATGTACTTGCGAAAACCTGGGAATACTTGCCTGATTATCATACCGGCGTTTTGGTGGCCAGCCAAAAATTGATTGATGAGCAGCCCGACGTGGTGGAGCGGGTATTGGAGGTTTATTTCTACGCTAACGAATACGCCAAAACGCATTTTGACGAGTTTATCCCTTGGGCCGCCGAATATTTGAACCTTGACGAAGAGACGACTCGTGAGGCAATTGAAGCGGAGATCGAATTGTGGGAGAACAATCCGATCGTGGATGTGGACCGCTTGCAGGTCACTGAGGATCTGTTGACGGAATACGGCATGCAGCGCGACAAGGTTTCCGTGGATGGGACTGTTGATAACCAATTCGCGGAGAAGGTAGCGAAAACCTTGAAGCTGGACAAATACAAAACGGAGAACTAA